A stretch of the Rosa rugosa chromosome 5, drRosRugo1.1, whole genome shotgun sequence genome encodes the following:
- the LOC133713204 gene encoding rRNA-processing protein fcf2-like translates to MADIKAVVGLSWEPKIPNFSSASKTGFTVDAKPQETSHLWKPATQLVDGLFVPPNNPKTLSKLQRKQLKDTTGSNWFDMPAPTMTPELQKDLQLLKLRSVMDPKRHYKKGDLQTSKYFQVGTVVESSSEFFSGRLTKKERKATVAEELLSDLALATYRKRKVCEIEEMNRPADNEKWKNKGKTSYKRAKQRRH, encoded by the exons ATGGCGGATATCAAAGCAGTAGTTGGTCTCTCATGGGAACCAAAGATTCCGAATTTTTCATCGGCAAGCAAAACTGGATTTACAGTTGATGCAAAACCTCAAGAAACCAGTCACCTTTGGAAACCCGCCACACAGCTTGTGGATGGCCTCTTTGTGCCACCAAATAACCCCAAAACGCTGAGCAAGTTGCAGAGGAAGCAACTCAAAGACACGACTGGCTCGAATTG GTTTGACATGCCTGCACCAACCATGACCCCAGAGTTGCAGAAAGATCTCCAATTACTCAAG TTAAGGAGTGTCATGGATCCAAAGAGACACTACAAGAAGGGTGATTTGCAAACTTCCAAGTATTTCCAG GTGGGAACAGTGGTAGAGTCCTCATCAGAATTCTTCTCAGGTAGACTAACAAAGAAGGAAAGGAAGGCAACCGTTGCAGAGGAGTTGCTTTCTGATCTTGCCCTTGCGACCTACAG GAAGCGGAAGGTTTGTGAGATTGAAGAGATGAATCGACCGGCTGATAATGAAAAATGGAAGAATAAAGGGAAGACGTCCTATAAGCGTGCAAAGCAAAGAAGGCACTAA